Within Takifugu flavidus isolate HTHZ2018 chromosome 12, ASM371156v2, whole genome shotgun sequence, the genomic segment TCCTGTCCTGGCAGATCAGCACATGGACCTTACATCGTTAACCCCCATCCCCGTACATTGACGTTTAGGGCGGTAACTTGGTGCTTGACAGTGTTCACAAACTATTTAAAGCATGAAGAAGAACAACAGCTGTCGGCATGATTGTATGCATCGCTGAACAAATAACACAGATGTAATTATCTTGAAATTAATAGGAATTATGCAAAAGGAAGCTGTTATATTTAGGCTTCTGTTGAATATCTAGTGTTTATCTTTCTGACAGACTTATGGGTTGAAAATACATATACCTGGGTTGTTATCGTCAAAAAAGTATCATTCTCAATTGCACACAAAATTAAAAGTAATTTTTCCAAACTGCTTTGTGCATGCAGGCAGGCGGATGAAGAACTGGAGGAGGGTGAACTGGAAGATGATGGGGGAGAAGTGGCGGAAGAGGAGATGGGTGAAGGCATTTCCACCACATTAAGAGGTGGTGATGGGGGTgatgaagcaggaggaggaggagaagcaggagagggAGCTGGGGAGAGGCCTCGACGAAGTAAGGAACACCACGGAAGCAGCGAAACGGACGAGGAGAGATCACACCGTcgcaaaaggaagagaaagaaagaaaaagagcgagaaagagagaaaagaagggcCAAGAAGAAACGTAGATCCAAACACAAAGTAAGATCAATAGTGTAAAAGTTTCTATTTGCATCAGTCTCCCccatatttctgtttttctaaaGAAATATTTCTTTCTTCCAGCGTCACCCATCCTCTGATGATGACTTCTCAGACTTCAGCGATGATTCTGACTACAGTCCTAGCGAGAAGAGAAAATACAGAGAATATAGTCCACAGTACCCGTCTGCTGTAAGTCTGAAGAAACAATGTATTTGTGATAAATTGTGAATTTGTCACAATAATGTGCCAAAACTGTGAAATTAACCTCATCTATTAAATTTCCCTCATCCTAGTCCCATGGGTGCTACAGTGGTGCAAAGAAAGGCAGCTACATGAAGATGGACAAGAAGACTTATGGAGGTTATGATGATTATGAAGAAGACAACTATGAggctgaggaagatgaggagatgGTAGACGAGGACTACGATGACTTCGCCAAAGAGCTTAACCAGTATCGCAAGGCCAAAGAGGGAGGACATCCTCGTGGTGGCCGAGGTAGGTTAAttggttttcatttaaatttgatGAATTACAACAAGTAATTACAATTTTATTATGTTGAATTTTaattagaaaacaaaaaaacattggcTTAAAGTGTATTATAGGACTCTACCAAATACAACCTTCCTTTCTCTTTGTTTGATCACAGGAATGAGAGGTCGTATGAAGGGCCAGAGAGGCCGTGGAggaatgagaggagggaggaggggaaaaggcagaggaagaggttgTCGAATCGGAGGAGGAAAGATGGGGGATGATGACGGGGACGGTTATGTAGATGAGATGGAGGTGAGGGTTGTACTAAAACTTTTACGTaatgaaaacaatttaaaatgcCTTATTTGTCACCCTTGAAACTAactattgttttcatttctaaacTCTACTCAAGGGTTTTAAAACTATGTTAAGCAGCTCTAAAACTAGCAGTAAATGTCATGTATAAGAAGGAGGGTGACACTAAATGAAAACTCATATTTGTCTATACAGTATGGAGATGATGACTATGACAACATGGGGGACGATGATTATGATGACTTCTCAAAAGAACTCAATCAGTACAAGAAGTCTAAAGACAGAGGTAGAGGTAAGGAAATTTATGGTTTAACAAAGCATGTTGGGTACGCATTACTTCACACTATTTTACAAGAGTTTTTACCACTTTCATAACAAaagatatacatttattttacaggAGGAAAAGGCGGACGCGGGCGAGGCAGAGGTAAAGGAGGACGTGGCAtgatgagaggaggaaggggtcGAaaccgaggaagaggaagaatggACATGGGAATGGATGATGATCACAACGCTGATATGGACAATGGGGTAAACTTTAAATCAATTAAACAAATCTTATAGTGTACACATACAAAAGTAAGCGCACGTTGTAATGCTGACATCAAGATGGATATTTCATAGAACTGTCATGTGAAAAATCAGACATTATACGCCAGTTATTATCTTTTCTGTAATGCTCTAAACACTCACTCTCCTGTGGATCCGTCGCTTTGTTACACATTTGTtaggatggaggtggaggaggtgatggaccAGGTCATGGACGAAGGAATCAGAACGACAAGCACCAGGATAAGAAAGGAAAGGCCATTTGCAAATACTACATTGAAGGGAGATGCACCTGGGTAAGACACCCCGAGTATTTGATTTGCTTTTTCAACATTATTTGGAGACATAGAATTTATTCTAAATGTCATTATGTCCCTTTCTGAAACCAGGGAGACCACTGCAACTTCAGCCATGATGTTGATCTGCCTAAAAAGAAAGAGCTCTGCAAGTTCTACATCACTGGCTTTTGTGCCCGAGCTGACCACTGCCCCTACATGCATGATATCCTTAACTAGTGATTTCACAAGCCATTGAAACTTGGTAACAGGTTATCTCTGAAGTGTAAATGTTGGTCTCTTTCTAAATAGATGAAATTTAGGGTTGAGAATAATTATTGCAATTGTATTTCTGGAGCCATCGTAGGTTTGCAGTAATTCCTCCAGTAAATATGTAGATATTTTAGTAACTGGCGTCAGAATGGTGGccttagttttatttttaaatatatttttatcaGTAAATAATACAAACATAGCAATTATCTTGTTATACTATTTAAATGCCTGTCTGTTTATATTGTGTTTTATCTCTTAAGAATATAAAATTAAACATGTGATACACTGGACCTTAGACATGTTAAACTTCTATCTTCACCAGAATGTTTCTCCTTAATTCAAACGCTACGTGAATTTCCCTGTAAGCTGTTCCACACCACAGGGAACTGTGTCAACAATGATGAATGCATGTTCTCTCACGAAGCCCTCAACGATGACACCAAGGAGCTGCTTAACAAGGTGTGATGGCCATTTAGACAACGTGCATCTTTAAAATGGTTAACGTGCGCTGCTCTTTAACACGTGTGTGGAACCACCTGTCTTGAAGATGTTGGCAGAAGATGCagaggctggagcagaggaTGAGAAGGAGGTAGAGGAGCTAAAGAAGCAAGGCATCAACCCTCTCCCGAAACCACCTCCTGGAGTTGGTCTCCTCCCAACCCCTCCTCGACCCATCCCTGTAGAAGCTACTACCGCACCTGGAGATTTTGGCGGGCCTGGAGCAAATGATTTTGGGAGTGGTCCTGGTCCTAACCAGTGCCCCATGCCTAACAAAGGCCCACTAGGTCCAGGACCTGTTCCTGGACCACCTCCTTGTGGAGGTTTCCCTGGTCCCATTCCTGGTCCAGGCCCTTGCCCTGGTCCTGGCCCGGGCCCGGGCCCTGAAGGAAATCCTTTTCAGGGTCCGCCACCAAATACCGGTGGTCCACCCCCACACATGGGCCCCCCACCACCAatgggaggtggaggtggtggtggaggaaagAAAATTCCTTCATTATTTGAGATTAAAGTTCAGCCGACCGGGCAGCTGGCTCAGAAACTGGCAGTAAGGTAAGACCGAAGTACAACTGAGAGTTGGATCTTTTCAGATGTAGATTACAATTTTTTAGGATTATATGAAAGATGTGTCTTAATTTTTTCCACCTGTGGTTTTGTCCTATTTTCtacattttcctgcttttcctgccTTCACAGAGGCCAAACTCCCAGTACTAACCAGGGTCAGACTACAGCTACAGGACCTCAAGGAGCTCCTGGTGAGGGTCCACCGACTCATTTCCCCACCCCACAAGGAGTAATGTCTCCTGACATGCAGAATGCGAGTTTGAACCAGCCCCCCTGTCCTGGTGGTCCACCAATGATGGGTAACTTTGGGCCTGGAGATGGCCCCCCACATCCTGGTATTGGGCCTCCAGGTCCACCGAGTGAAGGAAATTTCTTCAACAACTTCTTCAATCAACAGGACGATATGAAGATGGATGGAGTGGTGCAAGAGGGTGAGGGTGAATGCTACTTATGATAATCCAGTAAATAAAACCACCTTGTATCTTATTGATCTTATAAACTAACACACCTGGGTTCTGTTCCCCCTCAGGCGATGGCTACCATGGGTTTGCTGGGATGGACGAGAGGGAAGGGTCTGGGCTCTTTGGTCATCAAGCAGATGGACAAGAAAGTTCTGCTAATGGATCATCAGCCAGTCAGGGAGGAATTTCTGTTCCGGACTTTTTGCCCCCAGCGCAACGCGTTCTGTTTATGAGGAttcaacaaaagcagcaggaagaggaggaaagagcacGTAGGATCGCTGAGGGAGGAACAGAGAAGATTAAAGAGACGGAAGGTACCGACAACTTTTACTCcacaatttaatttaattggCCGATTATCAAATCTTCAACCCGTCCTGTTCATTCTTTTCTAGGAGATTCTGGAAATTGGTATTCCAgtgaagatgaggatggtggCAGTAGTGTGACTTCCATCTTAAAGACACTTCGTCAGCAGACCCAGGTTCCTCACAAACCTGACGGACCCCCAAGCGACCCCAGACTTCAGAAAGCCCCTCCTGTTCTAACTCGGCCGGCAGATCCTCGCTTAGCTCGAGACCCACGCCTGGCGCGTGCTACAGAGTCCGCTCAAAACTCTGAGTCTGCCCACTCTGGGTCGGTGCCACCCCCATCTGGGCCACCAGCAGACCCCAGGTTAGCGAGGCTAACTGCGGCTGCGTCGAGTGGATCTACCTCGCTCTCACCTCCTGGGCCTAAACAGGAGCCTCCTCTCGTCTACAAGCCTCCGCCGctcacagcaccagcagcagaggaggaggagacggagcggGTACTGCGTGAAAAGCCGGTGCCAATTCCTCTGGACCCCCTCATGGGTATGGCTCTGAGGGATCCTcgctcacagctgcagcagtacAGCCACATCAAAAAGGATGTTGTCCTCCACATGCCAGCGTTCTGCAAAACCATCACCTGGTCACCTGAAGATCTTCTTCCACTCCCCATCCCCAAACAGGACttccttccacttcctccagGCGTCCCGCCTGCCTCGACCATTGATCCACGTCTGTCCCGTGCTCAACAGTCGCTCCACACTCCAGTTCCCCACTCCCAACCCCCGGCTGCGCATCCTCCCGCGTCCTTGGATGCCCCTGCTCCCTCTTCTTCCAACTCATCCCTCCCAGACTTTGAGTTGCTGTCACGTATCCTGAAGACTGTCAACTCCAGCCCATCTCAgactccgtctcctcctcttcctaccCCCACGGTTCCTGTGTCAACACTGGGTTCGGCGCCTCCTCCTTTGCCAGCGGAAAAGCCCATTGACCCCCGAGTAGCCCGCAAAGACCCCCGTCTCCAGCCACAGAAGTCGGCACTGAAGCAGCCGTCAGAAGCCGCACCATTTGCTGCCTCCTCTACCTCATCGTCTACACCATCTAGCTCATCCTCTCCTTCCATCGCCCCTTACGACCCAAGACTTCTTTCATCGGGTGGGGCTGCGTGCAGTGTTAGTGCTGGATCACCAGGGGGCGCCAGCGTTCTAAGCAGCATAAGTTTATATGACCCTCGGACTAACAAACCAGGCAGCCCCTCGACTAGCAGTGGCTCCAACAACTCTCCCAATTCTACCAGCTCGGAATCCAAACCCAGTGACACAACAACAGGTAAACCCAAACACAAGGAGCCCCTCTTTGTTCGAAAGTCTGCGTTAGACCAGCCAGAAATGGAGAAAACTGGCGATCAAGGGACCGACCGCTACAACAGCTATAACAGGCCGCGGCCTAAACCTGCGCACTCTCCAAACTCAACAGTCCAGGGAGGAGCTGCCGCAGCCGTCGGGGGTGCCGCTGGAGGCGCGGGTCCTGGGAGCGCTGCAGATCAGGGTCCTGCAGGTGTGCACAACCTACCTGTAACCTCTCTGTTCGGTGTGGCCAAGGTGTCCAAGCCTGGGGGGACCGGTAGCCCCTTTGGAGGCAACAGTCCTGTGCAGCCTGACCAGGCAGCCACAGAACAAGACAAAGCCTCACTGAAGGATGTTTTTAAGGGTTTTGACCCCACAGCTTCCCCCTTTTGCCAGTAAAACCCTGACTATTAACCATAAATCACACCATAAGATGTGATATTGGATTGTTTTAACATTTGCAGATTATGAACAGATGGAGAGACAAAGTGCACTGAGGCAGTTGCCCCCCCCTTGAGAACATTTATGAACAAAATGATGTTACGTCTTTGAAGACCTTTGGGTGATCAGAAGGGTTTAAAAGACAAACGTGTAGAGCTCTATTTTAAACAGATGTATAAATAAGTTTACTCTCATCTCAATGCTTAATATAAACCTATATTGACAGCGACAAACTTTCGGTTTATGAGACGTTTTAGCTTAACATATTTTTGctattttcattttgctctcttTTGAAGTTTGTTTCAGTTGTAATCTTGAAGTGTTGGTATTGCCTCTTGGGCACAGATAAAATTGGTTGATAATTTTTTCAACACCATCTTGTTCATTTTCAGTGGTTTTGTACAGAAAGATGAGcattgttgttggtttttttttttttttaaatactgtcACCACCATCTGGACTACTGTTTTTGGTGTCTATGTCATCTTtaactggtttgtttttgtaaaaaaaaaaaaaaaaaaagtacagtgGAATCTTTGGTCATGTCATATTTCTCCTGAAACAAAGGCAATTATCTCTACGTACATATAATTTTCTATTCCTTTGCACTGTCGGTTTGTCCTTAAAGTTTTTAATGTCTAACTTTCCATAATGTTCCTTTCCAGTATTTATAGCCACCCTCCGCCAGTTCTTTCAGCATTGCTTATGTTCCTTTCTCCCCATTCGACTGTTTTCATGCGTACATTAACATTTCCCCTATAGACGTCTGCAGTAATGGAGTCTGTAGTTATTTACCACTTCTATTTATATGTTAACCTTGCTGATCAAACGCCTCCATCTTCAGGCTTTGAAGGAGTCAGTACCCACATTTTTGGTGGTTCCATCTTAAAATGCGGAGTCAAGATTCAGTATCTAGCATTTAAATTTTCCTTTATAGCAGTCAAACATTTTGGGCAGCAGCCATTCGTGGACGAGGTGGTGTGATGGATACAAATATTCAACCTCACAACATCATTTAGGACCTAAAGCTTTAGTATTTGTTGAGAGTTTGACAATCTGAAACTTTATTTTGATCTGAAATGCATCCAGCTTAGCTGAATGTGGAATTCTCCAGCAAATTTctagataaaataaaatgtaaaagttcCTCCCACTGGACGTCATCACGAGGCATTTAACTCAAAGCAATTGTTAAAATTGTCCTTCAATGTAAAAATGTGGCTATTGCTGGACTGAAGTTTTGACTAATATGATTGTACAACAGCTGTCAGGACTGTTAATTTGTGTATAaatgttaattattttaatttattttttataaaccTTTTGGCAAATATCCTTTCTCTTGAGATTTTTGAAATGAATTATTTTGTCACCTCGGcgggacgtgtgtgtgtcaagagaactatttttttatttgatttttgtgTACAGCTCTCTTGACGCGTTGTGAGAAATCATGTGAGAAACCAGGGTTTCCATTTATAGCGAAACTCAAAGTCGACCTGTTCTGGCTTCATTCTTTTCTCGCTGTGTAGATCTGGCCAGCATCACATCTTGAGCAGAGTTGATTTTTCTAACTGTCCACTGTAGGTGAGGTTGTCAAagtatttaaataaagttgataCGAGATCAGCCAGTTACCACGTTTCCTCTgagtctgctgtgtgtttgcaggaacGCTGTTTTAGGTTCTCTGGTGCTTCTGGAGATACGTCTGAGCACTCGAAACAGACTTATTTCctgggttttttggttttttttttgtttttctgtcatcaCATCCGCTTAATTCTCTGTTTGAAATCTGTTTTCAAACGACCTTTGACTCACATTTCACCCCCTCTCTCTTCATTCTTCAAAAGTAGGTGTGTCGCCGCTATATTTATGGCCCCAGCGGCTGAAGGCGGATTGTTcccccctcatctgtcctccgTGTGCCTGGATCAGGATTTCAGCATCATGCAGCCTGTTTCCTGGTGAGCTGCGAGCCTCCAGCCGCCACTTCCTCCCCCACTCCCATCCTGCCACACTGGCACCAGGAAGACGACTCTCTCTTTGAAGGTTTCCCATGACTGATACCGACCCGCGGGCCGAGCTCTGTCATGGGGCAGCGTTTGCGTTGCGCGGTGCTGCAATATGGTCGTCGTCGAAACTCGCGAGTCCTGACACCTTGGAGTGATGCAAACGTGAAAAGTCCCTTGTCTTTCCTCACATGAGACATTTAACTTCTATTCAGACGGATCCAGTTATGGCGCAATCGTCCTCGAAATGTGAAGACGTCGCCCAGCACAGCGTGCACGTTCAAACGCGCCTCGATGTGTCATGTGTGTCGGCAACTTGGGTGTCTGGGTCTGCGCTTTACTCATTTATCCAGTCCCTTGAAACACTCAAAACTCCTACGTTCACCATATCTTTTGTCTGTAATCGGCTTAGCGCCCCGTCCAGGGCGGATACCTGCTGCCAGGGTATTTATAGAAGACCTGATCCTCTCAGAAGATGACTTTGGCTGGGATTTGGAGATtgacgggaaggggggggggtgaagggtgaGGCTGAAGATTGAGTGTCTTCACAGAGAAAGATGAGTTCATCGGAACACACAGTGATCATGTGATTCCTAACTAAAACAACGGCTCAGGTCAATATCACAGGCAATAAAAGCAGGGTGTGTTCCTGTGACAGTTTCCTCTTTCTGGCATCCGTGATGTCCTTTCTtggagtctgtctgtctgtctgtctgcgagTTCCTTTTTGGAAGCTGCACCAGGTCGGAATGTCCGCCAAAAACTCAATTTCGATCCCTTTTAATTGTGTCTGGAGGGAAACAAAGAGCCGCACATTCACTAGTGTCCGATCACCTGTGGAAAATGTCCCTCATCATCTTTATGTTTGATGTTGCCTCTGTGGTCAcatatcaaaaaataaaaaaaataagattttgATGACGACAAAGACTTGAGTCTATCTGAAACcggaaaataaatgtttacatagTACAGATTAATCAGGTTATGTCATGGCCACACATCCAAATGAGAGAACATTGGTTAATTTTTACCTCGCACAACATGATTTGGCTTTTTATCCAAGGTCACCAAAAAGAGTAGAGCGAGGGGACAAGAATGTTCTGGCTGGACTTTGATAGGGGCCAGGATGGCAGTGTGAAGGTTATCAATCAGTAATGCACCATTATTTGATCATTGATCACTGGATTATATCGTTGGTTAATACAAAACAGGACAGCAAAATTATGGCACCCATGTGAACAACTAGCTTCTATTTACTCCCTATGATATTGGACATTAACTTAACCCTTGTATTATGCTACGGGTCAATTTGAcccgttttggtttttgtgttgACCAAAGTACTGGTTATCTTTGGTTTTTCTTCATGAAATTTGTGACTTTCCTCATCTAGGGTCATGAATTGGTGTGTAAAATTTggacactgtggtgtttagtggaatgtctgtgcagagtttgaatatgaatattatgttgcgggtcattttgacccggACACTTTTATGTGAGTAAGTAGCAGTAAATATCCAAAATAAACATGCCTTTTGATGTCCTTCTGATCTACATCAAAGAGTATTGTGCTGTGATGTACATTTAATTGTATTTGACTGCCAGAGACCCAGGTGCATCGAGGAGggactttctctccctttttcttgtCACTTTTCTTATGCCATCTCTTTGaccaacacacaaaaatgagcTCCAGAACGTTTACAGCTGAAGAAGCTGTAGATTTTGAACTCAGACactgatgcagaggaagaggtttCAGAGACAGAGGATATTTCAGAGACCGAGGACAATGTAACTGATGATCCAGATTTTCAATTttctgatgatgaggaggattcaGAGGACGAGCCTGCCGTTGTCTCTCCATTGGATGAAAGCCAAGGAATGCAGCAATCATCatccacagaggagacatgGGCATCTAAAGatggtaaaataaaatggtcAACATCACCACACCAAAGCCGAGGTAGACTGTCATCTTCCAATGTCATCAAAATGACTCCCGGTCCTACAAGATTTGCTGTCACACGAGTTGATGATATCATATCAACATTTCAGCTCTTCATATCCCCACCAATTGAGAAGATCATACTGGAAATGACCAACTTGGAGGGGAGGCGTGTATTTCAGGAGAAATGGAAGCCACTGGATCAGACTGACTTGCATGCTTACATCGGAATTCTGGTATTAGCTGGAATGTACAGGTCAAAGGGAGAAGCAACTTCAAGTCTATGGGATGAAGAGTATGGAAGGCCAATCTTTCGAGCAACAATGTCTCTGGAGACATTTCACATGATATCTCGTGTGATCCGATTTGACAACCGTGAAACCAGAGCTGGTCGTcgtgaaaagaaagagaaactaGCTGCAATTAGAGATGTATGGGATAAATGGGTTGAAATTCTACCTTTGTTGTACAATCCTGGTCCACATGTTACTGTAGATGAGCGCCTTGTTCCATTTAGGGGGCGCTGTCCTTTCAGACAGTACATGCCCAGTAAGCCTGCCAAGTATGGCATCAAAATGTGGGCGGCCTGTGATGCAAAATCCAGCTATGCATGGAATATGCAAGTGTATACTGGAAAGCTAcctggaggagcatctgagAAGAATCAGGGGATGCGTGTGGTGCTGGAGATGAGTGAAGGGTTGCAAGGTCATAACATCACATGTGACAACTTCTTTACATACGTCTGAGCACTCGAAACAGACTTATTTCCTGggtttttgggggttttttctgGTTTTTCTGTCATCACATCTGCTTAATTCTCTGTTTGAAATCTGTTTTCAAACGACCTTTGACTCACATTTCACCCCCTCTCTCTTCATTCTTCAAAAGTAGGTGTGTCGCCGCTATATTTAGGGCCCCAGCGGCTGAAGGCGGATTGTTcccccctcatctgtcctccgTGTGCCTGGATCAGGATTTCAGCATCATGCAGCCTGTTTCCTGGTGAGCTGCGAGCCTCCAGCCGCCACTTCCTCCCCCACTCCCATCCTGCCACACTGGCACCAGGAAGACGACTCTCTCTTTGAAGGGTTCCCATGACTGATACCGACCCGCGGGCCGAGCTCTGTCATGGGGCAGCGTTTGCGTTGCGCGGTGCTGCAATATGGTCGTCGTCGAAACTCGCGAGTCCTGACACCTTGGGAGTGATGCAAACGTGAAAAGTCCCTTGTCTTTCCTCACATGAGACATTTAACTTCTATTCAGACGGATCCAGTTATGGCGCAATCGTCCTCGAAATGTGAAGACGTCGCCCAGCACAGCGTGCACATTAAAACGCGCCTTGATGTGTCATGTGTGTCGGCAACTTGGGTGTCTGGGTCTGCGCTTAAGTCATTTATCCAGTCCCTTGAAACACTCAAAACTCCTACGTTCACCATATCTTTTATCTGTAATCGGCTTAGCGCCCCGTCCAGGGCGGATACCTGCTGCCAGGGTATTTATAGAAGACCTGATCCTCTCAGAAGATGACTTTGGCTGGGATTTGGAGattgacggggggggggggtgaagggtgaGGCTGAAGATTGAGTTTCTTCACAGAGAAAGATGAGTTCATCGGAAC encodes:
- the zc3h4 gene encoding zinc finger CCCH domain-containing protein 4 isoform X2 yields the protein MKNWEENQSQQADEELEEGELEDDGGEVAEEEMGEGISTTLRGGDGGDEAGGGGEAGEGAGERPRRSKEHHGSSETDEERSHRRKRKRKKEKEREREKRRAKKKRRSKHKRHPSSDDDFSDFSDDSDYSPSEKRKYREYSPQYPSASHGCYSGAKKGSYMKMDKKTYGGYDDYEEDNYEAEEDEEMVDEDYDDFAKELNQYRKAKEGGHPRGGRGMRGRMKGQRGRGGMRGGRRGKGRGRGCRIGGGKMGDDDGDGYVDEMEYGDDDYDNMGDDDYDDFSKELNQYKKSKDRGRGGKGGRGRGRGKGGRGMMRGGRGRNRGRGRMDMGMDDDHNADMDNGDGGGGGDGPGHGRRNQNDKHQDKKGKAICKYYIEGRCTWGDHCNFSHDVDLPKKKELCKFYITGFCARADHCPYMHGEFPCKLFHTTGNCVNNDECMFSHEALNDDTKELLNKMLAEDAEAGAEDEKEVEELKKQGINPLPKPPPGVGLLPTPPRPIPVEATTAPGDFGGPGANDFGSGPGPNQCPMPNKGPLGPGPVPGPPPCGGFPGPIPGPGPCPGPGPGPGPEGNPFQGPPPNTGGPPPHMGPPPPMGGGGGGGGKKIPSLFEIKVQPTGQLAQKLAVRGQTPSTNQGQTTATGPQGAPGEGPPTHFPTPQGVMSPDMQNASLNQPPCPGGPPMMGNFGPGDGPPHPGIGPPGPPSEGNFFNNFFNQQDDMKMDGVVQEGDGYHGFAGMDEREGSGLFGHQADGQESSANGSSASQGGISVPDFLPPAQRVLFMRIQQKQQEEEERARRIAEGGTEKIKETEGDSGNWYSSEDEDGGSSVTSILKTLRQQTQVPHKPDGPPSDPRLQKAPPVLTRPADPRLARDPRLARATESAQNSESAHSGSVPPPSGPPADPRLARLTAAASSGSTSLSPPGPKQEPPLVYKPPPLTAPAAEEEETERVLREKPVPIPLDPLMGMALRDPRSQLQQYSHIKKDVVLHMPAFCKTITWSPEDLLPLPIPKQDFLPLPPGVPPASTIDPRLSRAQQSLHTPVPHSQPPAAHPPASLDAPAPSSSNSSLPDFELLSRILKTVNSSPSQTPSPPLPTPTVPVSTLGSAPPPLPAEKPIDPRVARKDPRLQPQKSALKQPSEAAPFAASSTSSSTPSSSSSPSIAPYDPRLLSSGGAACSVSAGSPGGASVLSSISLYDPRTNKPGSPSTSSGSNNSPNSTSSESKPSDTTTGKPKHKEPLFVRKSALDQPEMEKTGDQGTDRYNSYNRPRPKPAHSPNSTVQGGAAAAVGGAAGGAGPGSAADQGPAGVHNLPVTSLFGVAKVSKPGGTGSPFGGNSPVQPDQAATEQDKASLKDVFKGFDPTASPFCQ
- the zc3h4 gene encoding zinc finger CCCH domain-containing protein 4 isoform X1 gives rise to the protein MAVESMTVHPNSPTTNHEHNSLLTDERQADEELEEGELEDDGGEVAEEEMGEGISTTLRGGDGGDEAGGGGEAGEGAGERPRRSKEHHGSSETDEERSHRRKRKRKKEKEREREKRRAKKKRRSKHKRHPSSDDDFSDFSDDSDYSPSEKRKYREYSPQYPSASHGCYSGAKKGSYMKMDKKTYGGYDDYEEDNYEAEEDEEMVDEDYDDFAKELNQYRKAKEGGHPRGGRGMRGRMKGQRGRGGMRGGRRGKGRGRGCRIGGGKMGDDDGDGYVDEMEYGDDDYDNMGDDDYDDFSKELNQYKKSKDRGRGGKGGRGRGRGKGGRGMMRGGRGRNRGRGRMDMGMDDDHNADMDNGDGGGGGDGPGHGRRNQNDKHQDKKGKAICKYYIEGRCTWGDHCNFSHDVDLPKKKELCKFYITGFCARADHCPYMHGEFPCKLFHTTGNCVNNDECMFSHEALNDDTKELLNKMLAEDAEAGAEDEKEVEELKKQGINPLPKPPPGVGLLPTPPRPIPVEATTAPGDFGGPGANDFGSGPGPNQCPMPNKGPLGPGPVPGPPPCGGFPGPIPGPGPCPGPGPGPGPEGNPFQGPPPNTGGPPPHMGPPPPMGGGGGGGGKKIPSLFEIKVQPTGQLAQKLAVRGQTPSTNQGQTTATGPQGAPGEGPPTHFPTPQGVMSPDMQNASLNQPPCPGGPPMMGNFGPGDGPPHPGIGPPGPPSEGNFFNNFFNQQDDMKMDGVVQEGDGYHGFAGMDEREGSGLFGHQADGQESSANGSSASQGGISVPDFLPPAQRVLFMRIQQKQQEEEERARRIAEGGTEKIKETEGDSGNWYSSEDEDGGSSVTSILKTLRQQTQVPHKPDGPPSDPRLQKAPPVLTRPADPRLARDPRLARATESAQNSESAHSGSVPPPSGPPADPRLARLTAAASSGSTSLSPPGPKQEPPLVYKPPPLTAPAAEEEETERVLREKPVPIPLDPLMGMALRDPRSQLQQYSHIKKDVVLHMPAFCKTITWSPEDLLPLPIPKQDFLPLPPGVPPASTIDPRLSRAQQSLHTPVPHSQPPAAHPPASLDAPAPSSSNSSLPDFELLSRILKTVNSSPSQTPSPPLPTPTVPVSTLGSAPPPLPAEKPIDPRVARKDPRLQPQKSALKQPSEAAPFAASSTSSSTPSSSSSPSIAPYDPRLLSSGGAACSVSAGSPGGASVLSSISLYDPRTNKPGSPSTSSGSNNSPNSTSSESKPSDTTTGKPKHKEPLFVRKSALDQPEMEKTGDQGTDRYNSYNRPRPKPAHSPNSTVQGGAAAAVGGAAGGAGPGSAADQGPAGVHNLPVTSLFGVAKVSKPGGTGSPFGGNSPVQPDQAATEQDKASLKDVFKGFDPTASPFCQ